One segment of Bacteroides caecimuris DNA contains the following:
- a CDS encoding sulfatase, which yields MKTIYPFMGLTLCGIPAQAQEKPNFLIIQCDHLTQRVVGAYGQTQGCTLPIDEVASRGVIFSNAYVGCPLSQPSRAALWSGMTPHQTNVRSNSNEPINTRIPENVPTLGSLFSENGYEAVHFGKTHDMGSLRGFKHKEPVAKPFTDPEFPVNNDSFLDVGTCEDAVAYLSNPPKEPFICIADFQNPHNICGFVGANEGVHTDRPINGTLPELPANFDVEDWNNIPQPVQYICCSHRRMTQASQWNEENYRHYIAAFQHYTKMVSKQVDSVLKALYSTPAGRNTIVVILADHGDGMASHRMVTKHISFYDEMTNVPFIFAGPGIKQQKKPVDQLLTQPTLDLLPTLCDLAGISVPVEKQGISLAPTLKGEKQKKTHPYVVSEWHSEYEYVVTPGRMIRGPRYKYTHYLEGNGEELYDMKKDPGERKNLAKDPKYSKVLAEHRAMLDDYIARTKDDYRSLKVDADPRCRNHTPGYPNHEGPGVREILKRK from the coding sequence ATGAAAACTATTTATCCATTTATGGGATTAACCCTGTGCGGCATACCAGCCCAAGCTCAAGAAAAGCCCAATTTCCTGATCATCCAGTGCGACCATCTGACACAACGCGTCGTAGGAGCATACGGGCAAACACAAGGCTGCACCCTTCCTATTGACGAAGTCGCTTCACGAGGAGTTATCTTCTCCAATGCCTATGTGGGTTGCCCTCTCAGCCAACCTTCACGCGCAGCTTTATGGAGCGGCATGACACCTCATCAAACGAATGTGCGTTCGAACTCCAACGAACCTATCAACACACGTATTCCCGAAAATGTACCGACATTAGGAAGCCTTTTCTCTGAAAACGGTTACGAAGCCGTACACTTCGGAAAAACACACGACATGGGGTCATTAAGAGGATTCAAGCACAAAGAACCGGTAGCCAAACCATTCACTGATCCGGAGTTCCCGGTTAACAACGACAGTTTCCTAGACGTAGGAACCTGCGAAGACGCAGTTGCTTATTTAAGCAATCCTCCCAAAGAACCCTTCATCTGCATTGCCGATTTTCAGAATCCTCACAACATTTGCGGATTCGTAGGAGCAAATGAAGGAGTACACACCGATCGTCCCATCAACGGAACTCTTCCTGAACTACCAGCCAACTTCGACGTGGAAGACTGGAACAATATCCCCCAACCGGTGCAGTACATCTGTTGCAGCCATCGCCGCATGACACAGGCATCTCAATGGAATGAAGAGAATTACCGCCACTACATTGCCGCTTTCCAGCACTATACTAAAATGGTGTCCAAGCAAGTAGACAGTGTATTAAAAGCTCTTTACTCCACTCCTGCCGGAAGAAACACCATCGTTGTTATCCTGGCCGATCATGGCGACGGAATGGCTTCGCACCGCATGGTAACCAAGCATATCAGTTTCTATGATGAAATGACAAACGTTCCGTTTATCTTTGCAGGTCCCGGCATCAAACAACAGAAAAAACCGGTAGATCAACTATTGACACAGCCTACGCTGGATCTTTTGCCTACCCTTTGCGATTTGGCAGGAATTTCCGTTCCGGTCGAAAAACAGGGAATCAGTCTCGCACCTACATTAAAAGGAGAGAAACAGAAAAAGACTCACCCTTATGTAGTTTCCGAATGGCACAGCGAATATGAATATGTCGTTACCCCCGGACGTATGATACGCGGACCGAGATACAAATACACACACTATCTGGAAGGCAACGGAGAAGAACTATATGATATGAAAAAAGATCCGGGAGAACGCAAGAATCTCGCTAAAGATCCGAAATACAGTAAAGTTCTGGCAGAACACCGTGCTATGCTTGATGATTACATCGCCCGCACAAAAGATGACTACCGAAGCTTGAAAGTAGATGCTGACCCACGATGCAGAAACCATACTCCCGGTTACCCCAATCACGAAGGTCCCGGAGTCCGGGAAATACTCAAAAGAAAATAA
- a CDS encoding MATE family efflux transporter: MYTNKQIWSVSYPILLSLLAQNVINVTDTAFLGHVSEVALGASAMGGLFYICIFTIAFGFSTGSQIVIARRNGEGRHSDVGPVMIQGIMFLFVMALLLFGFTKLFGGNIMRLLVSSESIYEGTMEFLDWRIYGFFFSFINVMFRALYIGITRTKVLTINAIVMAFTNIVLDYALIFGKFGLPEMGIKGAAIASVLAEASSILFFVIYTYATVDLKKYGMNRLRTFDPALLMRILSISCFTMLQYFLSMATWFVFFVAVERLGQRELAIANIVRSIYIVLLIPVNALATTTNSLVSNAIGAGGIQHVIPLINKIARFSFFIMLGLVALSALFPQFLLSIYTSETALITESVPSVYVICCAMLIASVANVVFNGISGTGNTQAALLLETITIIIYGSYIVFIGMWLKAPIEICFTIEIVYYSLLLTTSYIYLKKAKWQNKKI, encoded by the coding sequence ATGTACACCAACAAACAAATTTGGAGTGTCAGTTATCCGATACTACTAAGCTTGCTGGCACAAAATGTCATCAATGTCACCGACACAGCATTCCTCGGACACGTGAGCGAGGTAGCTCTTGGAGCATCGGCCATGGGCGGGTTATTTTATATATGTATATTCACCATCGCATTCGGATTCAGCACCGGTTCGCAGATTGTCATAGCGCGACGCAATGGCGAAGGACGCCATTCAGATGTCGGTCCTGTCATGATTCAGGGAATCATGTTCCTGTTCGTGATGGCACTGCTGCTATTTGGATTCACCAAGTTATTCGGTGGGAACATCATGCGCTTGCTAGTTTCTTCAGAATCCATCTACGAAGGAACAATGGAGTTTCTAGACTGGCGTATTTACGGTTTTTTTTTCTCTTTCATCAACGTTATGTTCCGAGCATTGTATATCGGTATTACACGCACTAAAGTGCTAACCATCAATGCTATTGTTATGGCATTTACCAATATCGTACTGGACTATGCATTAATCTTCGGAAAGTTCGGTTTGCCGGAAATGGGTATCAAAGGGGCTGCTATTGCTTCTGTATTGGCAGAAGCCTCCTCCATTCTCTTTTTCGTCATCTATACGTATGCCACGGTCGATTTAAAGAAATACGGTATGAACCGCCTGCGCACATTCGACCCTGCATTGTTGATGCGGATTCTTAGTATTTCCTGCTTCACCATGCTGCAATATTTCCTGTCGATGGCTACCTGGTTTGTTTTCTTCGTAGCCGTAGAACGGTTGGGACAACGGGAACTGGCGATTGCCAATATCGTCCGAAGTATTTATATCGTATTGCTGATTCCGGTCAATGCACTGGCTACGACTACCAATAGTCTTGTCAGCAATGCTATCGGTGCAGGAGGCATCCAGCATGTAATACCGCTTATTAATAAGATTGCACGGTTCTCCTTTTTCATCATGCTGGGATTGGTAGCGTTATCGGCACTTTTTCCGCAATTCCTGCTCTCTATCTACACCAGTGAAACTGCGCTCATTACGGAATCCGTCCCCTCAGTATATGTAATTTGTTGCGCCATGCTTATCGCATCCGTAGCCAATGTAGTGTTCAACGGAATCTCCGGAACAGGAAATACACAAGCAGCCTTGTTGCTCGAAACAATTACAATCATCATCTACGGATCCTATATCGTTTTCATCGGAATGTGGCTGAAAGCACCGATCGAAATTTGCTTTACGATTGAGATTGTGTATTATAGCTTGCTATTGACAACAAGTTATATTTATCTCAAAAAAGCAAAATGGCAGAATAAAAAGATATAA
- the rho gene encoding transcription termination factor Rho, whose amino-acid sequence MYNIIQLNDKNLSELQAIAKELGIKKADSYKKEDLVYKILDEQAIVGATKKVAADKLKEERKNEEQKKKRLRVAPAKKEDKVVSATKNGEVTKTKEAIPVKAQQPSKKEESTNKDKEAPVVEAKSENATTAPKRKVGRPRKNADAEEKKEVENAKLAAPKAVETGSVVAEKTTETTEKTAPVQQPTAEKKAKSKPVAEINKPAADPNKPVAEKKNIDKPQKKTALVIDEESNILSSVDDDDFIPIEDLPSEKIELPTELFGKFEATKTEPVQTAPEQPSHPQQQQQPQQQQAQQQRPRIVRPRDNNNGNNNANNNNANNNFQRNNNNQNQQRLPMPRATQQNHASDNLPAQQQQERKVIEREKPYEFDDILNGVGVLEIMQDGYGFLRSSDYNYLSSPDDIYVSQSQIKLFGLKTGDVVEGVIRPPKEGEKYFPLVKVSKINGRDAAFVRDRVPFEHLTPLFPDEKFKLCKGGYSDSMSARVVDLFAPIGKGQRALIVAQPKTGKTILMKDIANAIAANHPEVYMIMLLIDERPEEVTDMARSVNAEVIASTFDEPAERHVKIAGIVLEKAKRLVECGHDVVIFLDSITRLARAYNTVSPASGKVLSGGVDANALHKPKRFFGAARNIENGGSLTIIATALIDTGSKMDEVIFEEFKGTGNMELQLDRNLSNKRIFPAVNITASSTRRDDLLLDRTTLDRMWILRKYLADMNPIEAMDFVKDRLDKTRDNDEFLMSMNS is encoded by the coding sequence ATGTATAACATTATCCAATTAAACGACAAAAATCTGTCGGAACTTCAAGCTATTGCCAAAGAGTTAGGCATAAAAAAAGCAGACTCATACAAAAAAGAAGACCTCGTTTATAAAATACTTGATGAACAGGCTATTGTAGGAGCTACTAAGAAAGTTGCCGCAGATAAACTCAAAGAAGAACGCAAAAATGAAGAACAAAAGAAAAAGCGTTTACGGGTAGCTCCTGCCAAAAAAGAAGACAAGGTAGTTTCCGCAACAAAGAATGGAGAGGTTACTAAAACCAAAGAAGCCATTCCTGTAAAAGCACAACAACCTTCCAAGAAAGAAGAAAGTACAAACAAAGATAAAGAAGCTCCTGTTGTAGAAGCTAAATCAGAAAACGCTACTACTGCTCCCAAGCGTAAAGTGGGACGTCCACGTAAGAACGCTGACGCAGAAGAGAAGAAAGAAGTAGAAAATGCAAAACTGGCTGCTCCCAAAGCGGTGGAAACTGGGTCTGTTGTTGCAGAGAAAACTACTGAAACAACAGAAAAAACTGCTCCAGTACAACAGCCGACTGCTGAGAAGAAAGCAAAAAGCAAACCAGTTGCAGAAATAAATAAACCAGCCGCAGACCCCAACAAGCCTGTTGCAGAGAAAAAAAATATAGATAAACCACAAAAGAAAACTGCACTTGTTATCGACGAGGAAAGCAATATCTTATCCAGCGTTGACGATGATGATTTTATTCCAATCGAAGATCTGCCTTCTGAAAAAATAGAGCTTCCTACCGAACTCTTCGGCAAATTCGAAGCAACTAAAACAGAACCTGTACAAACAGCACCCGAACAACCATCTCATCCTCAACAGCAGCAACAACCTCAACAGCAGCAAGCGCAACAACAACGCCCGCGTATTGTCCGTCCACGCGACAATAACAACGGTAATAACAATGCTAATAACAATAACGCTAATAATAATTTCCAGCGTAACAACAATAATCAAAACCAACAGCGCTTACCGATGCCGCGTGCCACTCAACAGAACCATGCGAGCGATAATCTTCCGGCACAACAGCAGCAGGAGCGCAAGGTTATTGAACGCGAAAAGCCTTACGAATTTGATGATATTCTCAACGGAGTAGGCGTTTTGGAAATTATGCAGGATGGATACGGATTCCTCCGTTCTTCCGATTATAACTACCTTTCTTCTCCGGACGATATTTATGTATCACAGTCTCAAATCAAACTATTTGGTTTGAAAACCGGTGATGTAGTGGAAGGTGTTATCCGTCCTCCCAAAGAAGGAGAAAAATATTTCCCATTGGTAAAGGTTTCGAAAATCAACGGACGTGACGCAGCTTTCGTTCGCGACCGTGTTCCTTTCGAACATCTGACACCTCTCTTCCCGGATGAAAAGTTCAAACTTTGCAAAGGCGGTTATTCAGACTCTATGTCTGCACGCGTCGTTGATCTTTTCGCTCCTATCGGTAAAGGACAGCGCGCTTTGATCGTCGCCCAACCAAAGACAGGTAAGACTATCTTAATGAAAGATATCGCTAACGCCATCGCAGCCAATCACCCGGAAGTCTACATGATTATGTTGCTGATTGACGAACGTCCGGAAGAAGTAACCGATATGGCACGTAGCGTGAATGCAGAAGTTATCGCTTCTACTTTCGACGAACCGGCAGAACGTCACGTGAAAATTGCAGGTATTGTATTGGAAAAAGCAAAACGTTTGGTAGAATGTGGTCACGACGTAGTGATCTTCCTTGATTCTATCACCCGTCTGGCCCGTGCATACAATACAGTATCTCCTGCATCCGGTAAAGTTCTTTCCGGTGGTGTGGATGCAAATGCACTTCATAAACCTAAACGTTTCTTCGGTGCTGCCCGTAATATTGAAAACGGCGGCTCGTTGACCATCATCGCTACCGCATTGATCGATACCGGTTCTAAAATGGACGAAGTTATCTTCGAAGAATTTAAGGGTACCGGTAACATGGAGTTGCAGCTCGACCGCAACCTGTCTAACAAACGTATCTTCCCGGCAGTCAACATTACTGCATCCAGCACTCGTCGCGACGACCTGTTGCTTGATAGGACAACTCTTGACCGCATGTGGATATTACGTAAATATCTTGCAGACATGAATCCAATCGAAGCAATGGACTTCGTTAAAGACCGTTTGGACAAGACCAGAGATAACGATGAATTCCTGATGAGCATGAACAGCTAA